The following nucleotide sequence is from Selenomonadales bacterium.
ACATCCGCAGGCACTTCATGGAGCGGACGCATCACGACATACTCCGCCTCCACATCCGTCATCGGAAGCGCATCGACGAACGACTTCGCCAGCTCGGGCGACTTCTTGTACCGCTCACCCGCACGGTAGCCCTCACCGCGACCCGTCGAGAGGAAATACTCTATCCCACCGGGGAAATTCGGATACCAATCGCCGAAACACATACCGACACCGCCGCCCCAGCACGTAACATTCCTCCGTGCGAGCGCGACCGTCCTGCCCTTCATCGATGCCGTCACCATCGCCATCACGCATGCCCATTTCCCCTCGGGCAGCGTGATCGCACCATCGGGCTTGTCATTCGTGAAATAGATCGCGATCGGCTGATACCTCAGTTTCAAGATGTCTGACAGTTTGCTCTTCATAGAAATCCCTCCTAGT
It contains:
- a CDS encoding DUF169 domain-containing protein, with the protein product MKSKLSDILKLRYQPIAIYFTNDKPDGAITLPEGKWACVMAMVTASMKGRTVALARRNVTCWGGGVGMCFGDWYPNFPGGIEYFLSTGRGEGYRAGERYKKSPELAKSFVDALPMTDVEAEYVVMRPLHEVPADVVPDIVVMYANCDQLSALVVLANYDREGGENVVMPFSAGCQSVCLLPYAESKKDLPRAVVGSVDISARPLLDKDLLSFAVPYRRFLEMEQNADECFFTAEAWARVAPRLGD